In Acidobacteriota bacterium, a genomic segment contains:
- a CDS encoding single-stranded DNA-binding protein, whose product MSKGKQVYVEGRLRQVEYTDRDGNRRTSLEVTASDIQFLGTKGEGGDESDQPEPATLQKQPAGANKALARAALMAQAPLNDSPVNDDEIPF is encoded by the coding sequence TTGAGCAAAGGTAAGCAGGTTTACGTCGAAGGCCGCTTGCGCCAGGTCGAATACACCGACCGCGACGGCAACCGCCGGACGTCGTTGGAAGTCACGGCTTCAGATATTCAATTCCTGGGGACGAAGGGCGAAGGCGGAGACGAGAGCGACCAGCCGGAACCAGCAACACTGCAAAAGCAACCCGCCGGCGCGAACAAGGCGTTGGCCCGTGCGGCGCTGATGGCTCAAGCTCCGCTTAACGATTCACCCGTCAATGATGACGAGATTCCGTTCTAG
- the argS gene encoding arginine--tRNA ligase, which produces MPLSLADAIKHHLLTQVREQFNLELADLATEIPPKTELGDLAFPLAFDLAKRLKAATGAKQNPRELAAKLAAGLRALPGVARVEIAGPGYLNVFIDRAQMFSELALHNPEADLRHAPSAKIIVEHTSINPNKAAHIGHVRNAVLGDTTARILKAVGETVEVHNYIDNTGVQVADVVVGFIHLEQKSLDQIREIAERTQTKREDNFDYYCWDLYARVGGWYEEDKTRLPVRAQTLHEIEAGNNATAEIGEYISHKIVNCHLNTLARLDISYDLLARESEILHLHFWAHAFEKLKARGVIVFENEGRNKGCWVMRAEEDGAAGGRGEPESEHDADKIIVRSNDTVTYTGKDIAYHLWKLGKLGLDFNYQLLRHDHHGQPVWITTGGTGTSEHPPFGNGTAFLNVIDVGQSYPQANVKRAVLQMAESEEQRAKVARSAHLAYEKVTLSADAAKELGVDSEGSVSMSGRKGLGVKADDLIDRLTANALSEVQARHADLSFEAQLKIAQQIAVAALRYFILKFTRTSIIAFDFTEALKFRGETGPYLQYTVRRLSNIFSELGRPAAVVQAEFNQLTSEEIAAPFTGEAGDLLWSLVYFAARLDEVVQQAATSFEPTLVAKYAYQLADQFNTFYQDKRFHILKEPDEKRKVVLLMAAEIVRRNLAEALSLLGIEVPEKM; this is translated from the coding sequence ATGCCGCTTTCACTTGCTGACGCCATCAAACATCATCTGCTCACTCAAGTGCGCGAGCAGTTCAACCTGGAACTTGCAGACCTCGCCACCGAGATTCCGCCCAAGACTGAACTGGGTGATCTGGCCTTCCCGCTCGCCTTCGATTTAGCCAAACGCCTGAAAGCCGCCACCGGCGCGAAACAGAACCCGCGCGAATTGGCGGCCAAGCTGGCCGCAGGCTTGCGCGCCCTGCCCGGCGTCGCCCGCGTCGAAATCGCTGGCCCCGGCTATCTCAACGTCTTCATTGACCGCGCCCAGATGTTCAGCGAACTCGCGCTGCACAATCCGGAAGCTGACCTGCGCCACGCGCCCTCGGCCAAGATCATCGTCGAGCATACTTCAATCAATCCGAACAAGGCCGCGCATATCGGCCATGTGCGCAATGCGGTGCTTGGCGACACGACAGCGCGCATCTTGAAAGCCGTCGGCGAAACCGTCGAAGTACACAATTACATTGACAACACCGGCGTCCAGGTTGCCGACGTGGTAGTAGGCTTCATTCACCTCGAACAGAAATCGCTCGACCAGATTCGCGAGATTGCTGAGCGCACGCAGACCAAGCGTGAAGACAACTTTGATTATTACTGCTGGGATTTATACGCCCGCGTCGGCGGCTGGTACGAAGAAGACAAGACGCGGTTGCCAGTGCGCGCGCAAACGCTGCACGAGATCGAAGCGGGCAACAACGCGACGGCAGAGATCGGCGAATACATCTCGCACAAGATCGTCAATTGCCATTTGAATACGCTGGCGCGGCTCGACATCAGCTACGACCTGCTGGCGCGCGAGAGCGAGATTCTGCACCTGCATTTCTGGGCGCACGCCTTTGAGAAACTCAAAGCACGCGGCGTGATCGTGTTTGAAAACGAAGGCCGCAACAAAGGCTGCTGGGTGATGCGTGCCGAGGAGGACGGCGCGGCAGGGGGACGAGGCGAACCGGAAAGCGAGCACGACGCTGACAAGATCATCGTGCGCTCGAATGACACGGTGACTTACACGGGCAAAGACATCGCCTATCACTTGTGGAAGCTGGGCAAGCTCGGCTTGGATTTCAACTATCAGTTGTTGCGGCACGATCACCACGGACAGCCGGTCTGGATAACAACGGGCGGCACTGGCACGAGCGAACATCCACCTTTTGGCAATGGCACCGCCTTTCTCAACGTGATTGACGTAGGCCAGTCTTATCCGCAAGCCAACGTCAAACGCGCCGTTTTGCAGATGGCTGAATCCGAAGAGCAACGCGCCAAAGTCGCCCGCAGCGCTCATCTGGCTTATGAAAAAGTCACGCTCAGCGCCGACGCTGCGAAAGAACTCGGTGTGGATTCCGAAGGTTCCGTTTCGATGTCAGGCCGCAAAGGACTCGGCGTCAAAGCCGATGACCTGATTGATCGCCTGACCGCCAACGCGCTCAGCGAAGTGCAAGCGCGCCACGCCGACTTGTCCTTTGAAGCCCAACTCAAGATCGCACAGCAAATTGCCGTCGCCGCGCTGCGCTATTTCATTCTCAAATTCACGCGCACCTCGATCATCGCGTTTGATTTCACCGAAGCGCTCAAATTCCGCGGCGAGACCGGGCCGTATTTGCAATACACCGTGCGCCGTTTGAGCAACATCTTTAGCGAACTGGGCCGCCCGGCGGCGGTCGTGCAAGCCGAATTCAATCAACTCACGTCTGAAGAAATCGCCGCACCTTTCACGGGCGAAGCGGGCGATCTGCTTTGGTCGCTGGTCTATTTCGCCGCGCGCCTGGACGAAGTCGTGCAACAGGCGGCCACTTCCTTTGAGCCTACGTTGGTCGCCAAATACGCCTATCAACTGGCCGATCAATTCAACACGTTCTATCAAGACAAACGCTTTCACATCCTGAAAGAGCCGGACGAGAAACGAAAGGTCGTCTTGCTGATGGCCGCTGAAATCGTGCGCCGCAATCTGGCGGAGGCGCTGTCACTGTTGGGCATTGAAGTGCCGGAAAAGATGTAA
- a CDS encoding S9 family peptidase, giving the protein MNRIRRNFILLFTLLIAAPLLAQQAQPARQADASVLTLDTIFSYSPRGLGWHQWQADGRGYLMLEPSAAGKGGMDITRYDATTGAKTVLVSADKLIPPGVTSPLNIEEFTLSDNGQRLLIFTNSERVWRSNTRGDYWVVDLASAKLQKLGGAAKPSSLMFAKFSPDATRVAYVRENNIYVENLSDGRITQLTSDGTQYIVNGTFDWVYEEELFCRDGFRWSPDGKQIAYWQLDASGVKEFKLINNTAELYPKIISFPYPKAGEMNSAARVGVVNSSGGKTQWFDVPGDARNNYLPRMEWAANSSEVVIQQLNRLQNINVVMIGDARTGKVRQIMTEKDDAWVDIAWGSIGWDKTGLAFGDAEWIDGGKRFLWTSERDGWRHIYSVSRDGHDVKCITPGNYDLISVERADTAGGWLYFSASPDNATQKYLYRVKLDGSSANPERLSPANQAGTHNYDIAPRGELAIHTFSNANTVPVTEIVRLAPHTNVRTLYDNRELQERLGKLKPTPQEFFKIDIGEGVQLDGWLIKPPDFDASKRYPVLFFVYGEPWGQTVLDQWSGGQMMWHRLLAQQGYIIASVDNRGTPAPRGRGWRKSIYRQMGIRNSLDQANAARAIAKWPFVDATRIGIWGWSGGGSSTLNAMFRYPDVYQMGMSVAPVPDIRYYDSIYQERYCGLPQEHPDEYKQSSPLTFAGQLQGNLLLVHGTGDDNVHYQGSEALINALITANKQFTMMSYPNRSHGIYEGPGTTRHLYGLLTRYLNEKLPAGGR; this is encoded by the coding sequence ATGAATCGAATCCGCCGCAACTTCATCCTGCTCTTCACCCTGCTCATTGCCGCACCGCTCTTGGCGCAACAGGCCCAACCCGCGCGCCAGGCCGATGCCAGCGTACTCACGCTCGATACGATTTTCAGCTACAGCCCGCGTGGACTCGGCTGGCACCAATGGCAGGCGGATGGACGCGGTTACTTGATGCTGGAGCCTTCAGCAGCAGGCAAAGGCGGGATGGACATCACGCGTTATGACGCGACAACAGGCGCAAAGACGGTGCTCGTCTCGGCGGACAAACTCATTCCGCCCGGCGTGACTTCGCCACTCAATATCGAAGAGTTCACACTCAGCGACAACGGGCAGCGGCTGTTGATTTTCACCAACTCCGAACGTGTCTGGCGGTCGAATACGCGCGGCGATTATTGGGTTGTTGATCTGGCGAGCGCGAAGCTGCAAAAGCTGGGCGGCGCTGCAAAACCGTCTTCGCTGATGTTCGCCAAGTTCTCGCCCGATGCGACGCGCGTGGCGTATGTGCGCGAGAACAACATCTACGTCGAAAATCTCAGCGACGGGCGCATCACGCAACTGACTTCGGACGGCACGCAATACATCGTCAACGGCACCTTTGATTGGGTCTATGAAGAAGAACTCTTTTGCCGCGACGGCTTCCGCTGGTCGCCCGACGGTAAGCAGATCGCCTATTGGCAGCTTGATGCGAGCGGCGTCAAAGAGTTCAAGCTGATCAACAACACGGCTGAGCTTTATCCGAAGATCATCTCGTTTCCCTACCCCAAAGCTGGCGAAATGAATTCCGCCGCGCGCGTCGGCGTCGTCAATTCAAGCGGCGGAAAGACCCAATGGTTCGACGTGCCGGGTGATGCGCGCAACAACTATTTGCCGCGTATGGAATGGGCGGCGAATTCCAGCGAAGTCGTCATTCAACAGCTCAACCGGTTGCAAAATATCAACGTCGTGATGATCGGCGATGCGCGCACCGGCAAGGTACGTCAGATCATGACCGAGAAAGACGACGCCTGGGTAGACATCGCGTGGGGTTCGATTGGCTGGGACAAAACGGGCTTGGCCTTCGGCGATGCCGAATGGATTGATGGCGGCAAACGCTTCCTCTGGACGAGCGAACGCGACGGCTGGCGGCACATTTATTCCGTTTCGCGCGATGGCCACGACGTCAAATGCATCACGCCCGGCAATTACGATTTAATCAGCGTCGAACGCGCCGACACCGCTGGCGGCTGGTTGTATTTCTCAGCCTCGCCCGACAACGCGACGCAAAAATATCTCTATCGCGTCAAGCTCGACGGCAGCAGCGCCAACCCTGAACGCCTTTCGCCCGCCAATCAAGCGGGCACGCACAATTACGACATCGCGCCGCGCGGCGAATTGGCGATTCATACGTTCTCAAACGCGAACACAGTGCCGGTCACGGAAATCGTGCGCCTCGCACCACACACCAACGTGCGCACGCTTTACGACAACCGCGAATTGCAGGAACGGCTCGGCAAGCTCAAGCCTACGCCGCAAGAGTTTTTCAAAATAGACATCGGCGAAGGCGTACAACTGGACGGCTGGCTGATCAAGCCGCCCGATTTTGACGCATCGAAACGCTATCCGGTGCTCTTTTTCGTTTACGGCGAACCGTGGGGCCAAACCGTACTCGACCAATGGAGCGGCGGCCAGATGATGTGGCATCGCCTGCTGGCGCAGCAGGGTTATATCATCGCCAGCGTAGACAATCGTGGCACGCCAGCCCCGCGTGGCCGGGGCTGGCGCAAATCCATCTATCGCCAGATGGGCATCCGCAATTCCCTAGACCAAGCCAATGCCGCCCGCGCCATCGCCAAATGGCCTTTCGTAGACGCGACACGCATCGGCATCTGGGGCTGGAGCGGCGGCGGCTCTTCGACCTTGAACGCCATGTTCCGTTACCCCGACGTTTACCAAATGGGCATGTCGGTCGCGCCCGTGCCAGACATTCGCTATTACGATTCGATCTATCAGGAACGCTACTGCGGGCTGCCGCAAGAGCACCCCGACGAATACAAGCAAAGCTCGCCGCTGACGTTTGCGGGTCAGTTACAAGGCAACCTGCTGCTCGTCCACGGCACGGGCGACGACAACGTCCATTACCAAGGCAGCGAAGCCCTCATCAACGCCCTGATCACCGCCAACAAGCAATTCACGATGATGTCCTATCCCAACCGCTCGCACGGCATTTATGAAGGGCCGGGCACGACGCGG